In Labilibaculum sp. DW002, a single window of DNA contains:
- a CDS encoding 3-deoxy-7-phosphoheptulonate synthase, with product MMDPRIENLNVSVEQSIITPSQLKDLYPLSEKHIETVYNGQATIKNILNGSDKRILAVVGPCSIHDVKSAKEYAQKLKVLADELKDDLFIVMRVYFEKPRTTVGWKGMINDPYMDNSCKIQDGLKQARELLVYIAELGLPAAGEALDIVTPQYIQDLFSWTAIGARTTESQSHRNMSSGLSSVVGFKNGTDGNIDIALNAMQAVAAPHNFVSINPEGKVAVVRTLGNPNTHVILRGGKEPNFDRKHVAEVEEKLAKQGIEHGIMVDCSHANCGKEAAKQEIVLKSLAEQISNGNKSIIGFMIESHLNFGKQSIPEDKSELKYGVSVTDECLDIESTERILREFCEKVGK from the coding sequence ATGATGGACCCGAGAATAGAGAATTTAAATGTGAGTGTGGAGCAGTCGATTATAACCCCTTCGCAATTAAAAGATTTATATCCCCTTTCTGAAAAGCACATAGAAACTGTATATAATGGACAGGCTACAATAAAAAACATATTAAATGGTAGCGACAAGCGAATACTTGCAGTGGTTGGGCCTTGTTCAATTCATGATGTGAAGTCGGCTAAAGAGTATGCGCAGAAATTGAAAGTATTAGCTGATGAATTAAAGGATGATTTGTTTATTGTTATGCGTGTCTATTTCGAAAAGCCAAGGACAACTGTAGGTTGGAAAGGAATGATTAATGATCCATACATGGATAACTCTTGCAAAATTCAAGATGGTTTAAAACAAGCTCGTGAACTTTTGGTATACATTGCTGAATTGGGTTTGCCAGCAGCGGGAGAGGCCTTAGATATTGTAACACCTCAGTACATACAAGATTTGTTTTCTTGGACAGCTATTGGAGCTCGTACTACTGAATCGCAAAGTCATCGTAACATGTCAAGTGGATTGTCATCGGTAGTTGGCTTTAAAAATGGTACCGATGGTAATATCGATATTGCCTTAAATGCAATGCAAGCAGTAGCAGCTCCACATAATTTTGTAAGTATTAATCCTGAAGGTAAGGTCGCTGTTGTGCGCACTTTAGGGAATCCAAATACACATGTAATACTTCGAGGTGGTAAAGAACCTAATTTTGATAGAAAGCATGTTGCAGAGGTAGAAGAGAAGTTAGCGAAGCAGGGAATAGAACATGGAATAATGGTTGATTGCAGTCATGCCAATTGTGGAAAAGAAGCAGCGAAACAAGAAATTGTATTGAAAAGCTTGGCGGAACAAATTAGCAATGGCAACAAATCGATTATCGGATTTATGATCGAGAGTCATTTAAATTTTGGAAAGCAAAGTATTCCAGAAGACAAATCGGAACTGAAATATGGTGTTTCGGTAACCGATGAATGCCTTGATATTGAGTCAACAGAACGAATCTTGCGAGAGTTTTGCGAGAAAGTTGGAAAGTAA
- a CDS encoding endonuclease domain-containing protein yields the protein MKYQELKEIKNKLRANTTKSEELLWKHIRKRQLLGRKFIRQHVIVYESYNDEYFFFIPDFYCDAEKLALELDGKIHDFTKNKDGKRDEILRSQRIQVIRIKNEELDNIEKVKEKIISNFQLDNNNPIFHR from the coding sequence ATGAAGTACCAAGAACTAAAAGAAATCAAGAATAAACTAAGAGCAAACACCACGAAATCGGAAGAGTTGTTATGGAAACATATCCGTAAGAGACAATTACTTGGCCGAAAATTTATTCGACAACATGTTATTGTTTATGAATCATACAATGATGAATATTTCTTTTTCATTCCTGATTTTTATTGCGATGCGGAAAAACTAGCTCTTGAATTGGATGGTAAAATTCATGATTTCACAAAAAATAAAGATGGCAAACGTGATGAGATCCTAAGAAGCCAAAGAATTCAGGTTATTCGTATCAAAAATGAGGAGCTTGATAATATTGAAAAAGTGAAAGAGAAAATTATTAGCAACTTTCAATTAGATAATAACAACCCAATATTTCATAGATAA
- a CDS encoding L,D-transpeptidase family protein, translating into MKITILLLTTLLTLMNSKSFKSEQKRYPRVREAYAEKEQGIKDLLKSKNIKIENLEVYLRAFKNDKKIQLWGKNKCDQKFKLIKEYKICRSSGRLGPKRKQGDFQVPEGFYHIDRFNPYSNFHLSLGINYPNTSDKILGVKGKLGGDIFIHGSCVTIGCMPITDDQIKELYLFCVEAKNNGQNTIPVTIFPTVLIKKNYDFLLEKYKSDKDKTDLWKELKLAYDLFNKNKTIPKIQFLKNGGHLISK; encoded by the coding sequence CATTAATGAATAGTAAGTCTTTCAAGTCAGAACAAAAAAGATATCCGAGAGTTCGTGAGGCATATGCTGAAAAAGAACAAGGAATAAAAGATCTGTTGAAGAGCAAGAACATCAAAATAGAAAATTTAGAAGTGTATTTACGTGCTTTCAAGAATGATAAGAAAATTCAATTGTGGGGAAAGAATAAATGCGATCAAAAGTTTAAGCTAATTAAGGAGTACAAAATTTGCAGAAGCTCTGGAAGACTAGGACCAAAACGAAAACAAGGAGATTTTCAAGTTCCAGAAGGGTTTTACCATATCGACAGATTTAATCCCTACAGCAACTTCCACCTTTCTCTAGGCATTAATTATCCCAATACATCAGATAAAATACTTGGTGTAAAAGGTAAATTAGGCGGTGATATTTTTATTCATGGTTCATGCGTTACTATTGGCTGTATGCCTATAACCGATGATCAAATCAAGGAACTTTACCTGTTTTGCGTTGAGGCCAAAAACAATGGTCAGAATACAATTCCTGTAACTATTTTCCCTACTGTTTTGATTAAGAAGAATTACGATTTTTTACTTGAAAAATATAAGAGTGATAAAGACAAAACAGATCTCTGGAAAGAATTAAAACTGGCTTACGATCTGTTTAATAAGAATAAAACAATTCCTAAAATTCAATTTTTGAAAAATGGTGGACATTTGATTAGCAAATAA